The Enterobacter asburiae sequence CTGTGCAGGAACGCCAGCGATATCCGCTACGACCTTGCGCAGTTTTTCTACGTCTTCGCCTTTCTTACCGATAACGATGCCAGGACGAGCAGTGTGAATAGTCACACGGATGCTCTTAGCTGGACGCTCGATAACGATACGAGATACAGACGCTTTAGCCAGTTCCTTAGTCAGGTACTGACGTACTTTAAAATCGCTGTCCAGGTTGTCAGCGAATTCTTTGGTGTTCGCAAACCAGGTAGAGTTCCATGGTTTTACAATACCCAGGCGAATACCATTAGGATGTACTTTCTGACCCATTGCTAGTCTCCAGAGTCTCAGCGATCGGACACAACCACAGTAATGTGGCTGGTGCGCTTCAGGATGCGATCTGCACGACCTTTCGCACGCGGCATAATGCGCTTCATGCTTGGGCCTTCATCTACGAAAATTTTCGCGACTTTCAGATCGTCGATGTCAGCGCCATCGTTGTGTTCAGCGTTAGCAATGGCAGATTCCAGTACTTTCTTGACCAATACCGCAGCTTTCTTGTTGGTATAGGTCAGGATGTCCAGGGCCTGCGACACTTTCTTACCGCGAATCAGGTCAGCAACAAGGCGAACCTTCTGTGCAGAAGAACGAGCATGGCGATGTTGAGCTAAAGTTTCCATCTCTTCCTCCTACCTTATTTCTTCTTCGCTTTTTTATCAGCAGCGTGGCCGCGATAAGTACGAGTCGGTGCGAATTCACCCAGTTTGTGACCAACCATTTCGTCGGTAACAAAGACTGGAACGTGCTGACGACCATTATGGACAGCGATGGTCAAACCGATCATGTTAGGAAAGATCGTTGAACGACGGGACCAAGTGCGCAGGGGCTTCTTGTCTCCGCTTTCCACCGCTTTCTCTACCTTCTTCAGCAAGTGCAGGTCAATAAAAGGACCTTTCTTGAGAGAACGTGGCATGGCTTATCCTCTAAAATTATTTGCTACGGCGACGTACGATAAATTTATCAGTACGCTTGTTGCTGCGGGTCTTCTTACCTTTGGTCTGAACGCCCCACGGAGTTACCGGGTGCTTACCAAAGTTACGACCTTCACCACCACCATGTGGGTGATCGACTGGGTTCATCGCAGTACCGCGAACGGTAGGACGAACACCACGCCAGCGTGCAGCACCAGCTTTACCCAGAACGCGCAGCATATGCTCAGCATTGCCAACTTCGCCCAGAGTAGCGCGGCAGTCTGCTTCGACTTTACGCATTTCACCAGAACGCAGACGCAGGGTGACATAAGCACCATCACGCGCAACGATCTGAACGTAAGTACCAGCGGAACGTGCCAGCTGACCGCCTTTACCTGGTTTCATTTCTACGTTATGAACGGTAGAACCAACCGGGATATTGCGCATCGGCAGGGTGTTGCCTGCTTTGATTGCAGCATCAACGCCAGACTGAATCTGGTCGCCAGCTTTCAGGCCTTTAGGGGCCAGGATGTAACGGCGCTCGCCGTCTTTGTACAGAACCAGCGCGATGTTCGCGGAACGGTTCGGATCGTACTCAAGACGCTCAACAACTGCTGGGATACCGTCTTTGTTGCGTTTGAAGTCAACAATACGATAAGCCTGCTTGTGGCCACCACCGATGTGACGAGTGGTGATACGGCCATTGTTGTTACGACCACCGGATTTGCTGTTTTTTTCCAGCAACGGAGCAAAAGGTTTGCCCTTGTGCAGCTCAGGGTTAACCACTTTAACTACGTGGCGACGACCCGGAGATGTCGGTTTACATTTAACAACTGCCATTGTATTACTCCTCCGACTTACTCAGCGCCGCCAACGAAGTCCAGATTCTGGCCTTCTTTCAGGGTGACGTAAGCTTTTTTCCAGTCGCTACGACGACCGATACGCTGTCCGTGACGTTTAACTTTCCCTTTAACTACCAGGGTGTTAACGACTTCGACTTCGACTTCAAACAGTTTCTGCACAGCAGCTTTGATCTCTGCTTTGGTCGCGTCTTTAGCAACTTTGAGAACGATGGTGTTTGTTTTTTCCATCGCAGTAGACGCTTTTTCAGAAACGTGCGGTGCGCGAAGCACCTTCAGCAGACGTTCTTCACGAATCATGCCAGCATCTCCTCAACTTGCTTAACAGCATCAGCAGTCATTACGACTTTGTCGAAGGCGATCAGGCTAAC is a genomic window containing:
- the rplB gene encoding 50S ribosomal protein L2, which translates into the protein MAVVKCKPTSPGRRHVVKVVNPELHKGKPFAPLLEKNSKSGGRNNNGRITTRHIGGGHKQAYRIVDFKRNKDGIPAVVERLEYDPNRSANIALVLYKDGERRYILAPKGLKAGDQIQSGVDAAIKAGNTLPMRNIPVGSTVHNVEMKPGKGGQLARSAGTYVQIVARDGAYVTLRLRSGEMRKVEADCRATLGEVGNAEHMLRVLGKAGAARWRGVRPTVRGTAMNPVDHPHGGGEGRNFGKHPVTPWGVQTKGKKTRSNKRTDKFIVRRRSK
- the rplV gene encoding 50S ribosomal protein L22, which gives rise to METLAQHRHARSSAQKVRLVADLIRGKKVSQALDILTYTNKKAAVLVKKVLESAIANAEHNDGADIDDLKVAKIFVDEGPSMKRIMPRAKGRADRILKRTSHITVVVSDR
- the rplW gene encoding 50S ribosomal protein L23 → MIREERLLKVLRAPHVSEKASTAMEKTNTIVLKVAKDATKAEIKAAVQKLFEVEVEVVNTLVVKGKVKRHGQRIGRRSDWKKAYVTLKEGQNLDFVGGAE
- the rpsS gene encoding 30S ribosomal protein S19, which translates into the protein MPRSLKKGPFIDLHLLKKVEKAVESGDKKPLRTWSRRSTIFPNMIGLTIAVHNGRQHVPVFVTDEMVGHKLGEFAPTRTYRGHAADKKAKKK